A genomic segment from Candidatus Rokuibacteriota bacterium encodes:
- a CDS encoding DUF2971 domain-containing protein encodes MWSHYADSHRGLCLEFDGYFKFFARALEVNYPETDVRPQINPYRDSRDQMVDKAVLTKASHWKYEEEWRILEHVNGPGVYRYPPEALTGIILGAQIPPQAVAKVLGWIEERGHSIKLYRASPNPTKLSLIVDEVSISQFKA; translated from the coding sequence ATGTGGTCACATTACGCGGACTCTCATAGGGGTCTATGTCTTGAGTTTGACGGCTATTTTAAGTTTTTCGCGCGCGCCCTAGAAGTCAACTACCCCGAAACCGATGTGAGGCCTCAGATTAATCCCTACCGAGACTCGCGAGACCAGATGGTGGATAAAGCGGTGCTTACTAAAGCCAGCCATTGGAAGTACGAAGAAGAGTGGCGCATTCTTGAGCACGTCAATGGCCCAGGCGTTTATAGGTACCCTCCCGAAGCCCTCACGGGAATAATTCTTGGTGCACAGATACCACCGCAGGCCGTCGCCAAGGTCTTGGGCTGGATTGAAGAACGGGGACACTCCATTAAGCTATACCGAGCATCACCAAATCCAACCAAATTGTCCCTGATTGTTGATGAAGTATCCATTAGCCAGTTCAAAGCCTAA